In Salinarimonas sp., a genomic segment contains:
- a CDS encoding NAD(P)H-dependent glycerol-3-phosphate dehydrogenase → MIGGGSWGTALALTAWRAGRRVRLWAREEHVVDAVRATRRNPFLPSADIPDDVLVTNDMEEALAGADLAILVSPSQHLRAVARQAEPALAPDAPVVICSKGIERETGLLMGEVVAQVMPNREMAVLSGPTFAAEVAADMATGVTVAAAEDGFHDGHLAARVAVSLASESFRPYLSDDVRGVEIGGAAKNVIAIACGIAAGLGLGSNARAMVITRGLAEITALGLAIGARLETMAGLAGAGDLMLTCSSTQSRNFSYGQALGAGEEAVRRADGPVVEGAENAASVVALARKLRVPMPVCETVLAILDGAPVSASMKALMLADLHPEAVGAEHDWTTPHPARIEEEEERLSA, encoded by the coding sequence GTGATCGGCGGCGGTTCCTGGGGCACGGCGCTGGCGCTCACCGCCTGGCGCGCCGGACGGCGCGTCAGGCTGTGGGCGCGCGAGGAGCACGTGGTCGACGCCGTACGCGCGACCCGGCGCAATCCGTTCCTGCCCTCCGCGGACATCCCCGACGACGTCCTCGTCACCAACGACATGGAGGAGGCGCTCGCCGGCGCCGACCTCGCCATCCTGGTCTCGCCCTCGCAGCATCTGCGGGCGGTTGCGCGCCAGGCCGAGCCGGCGCTCGCGCCGGACGCGCCGGTGGTGATCTGCTCCAAGGGCATCGAGCGCGAGACCGGCCTCCTGATGGGCGAGGTGGTCGCCCAGGTGATGCCGAACCGCGAGATGGCGGTGCTCTCCGGCCCCACCTTCGCGGCCGAGGTCGCCGCCGACATGGCGACCGGCGTCACCGTCGCCGCCGCCGAGGACGGCTTCCACGACGGGCATCTCGCCGCGCGCGTCGCGGTCTCGCTCGCGAGCGAATCCTTCCGGCCCTACCTGTCGGACGACGTGCGCGGCGTCGAGATCGGCGGCGCGGCGAAGAACGTCATCGCCATCGCCTGCGGCATCGCCGCGGGGCTCGGCCTCGGCTCCAACGCCCGGGCGATGGTCATCACCCGCGGCCTCGCCGAGATCACCGCCCTCGGCCTCGCCATCGGCGCGCGGCTCGAGACCATGGCCGGCCTCGCCGGCGCGGGCGACCTGATGCTCACCTGCTCCTCGACGCAGTCGCGCAACTTCAGCTACGGCCAGGCGCTCGGCGCCGGCGAGGAGGCGGTGCGCCGCGCCGACGGCCCCGTGGTCGAGGGGGCGGAGAACGCGGCCTCCGTCGTCGCGCTCGCCCGAAAGCTCCGCGTGCCGATGCCGGTCTGCGAGACCGTGCTCGCGATCCTCGACGGCGCGCCGGTCTCGGCCTCGATGAAGGCGCTCATGCTCGCCGACCTCCACCCCGAGGCGGTGGGCGCCGAGCACGACTGGACGACGCCCCATCCCGCCCGGATCGAAGAAGAAGAGGAGCGCCTCTCCGCATGA
- the rnd gene encoding ribonuclease D: protein MTPITQTPDLAAACARLAAHPFVTVDTEFMRETTYYPKLCLIQMASPEEAVLVDPLAPGLDLQPFLDLMANTDVVKVFHSARQDLEIVWILGRLIPAPLFDTQVAAMVCGYGDSVSYEQLANDLAKARIDKSSRFTDWSRRPLSEAQLAYALSDVTHLIPVYEALEDKLAETGRRSWLEEEMAILTSPETYASDPESAYRRLAGRVRKAREMGVLIEVAAWREREAQTRDVPRQRVMKDDAVVELAISQPRDATAMGRLRALPNGFERSRQAEGVLAAVKHGLDRDPSTIVMPERRGGRGQTGSTVDLLKVLLKAVCEEEGVAPKIVATVDDLEAIAESDDADVPALHGWRRELFGEKALALKAGRLMLGLRDGRVVMEG from the coding sequence ATGACCCCGATCACGCAAACGCCCGACCTCGCAGCCGCCTGCGCCCGTCTCGCCGCGCATCCGTTCGTCACCGTCGACACGGAATTCATGCGCGAGACCACCTACTATCCGAAGCTCTGCCTGATCCAGATGGCGAGCCCGGAGGAGGCCGTGCTCGTCGATCCGCTGGCGCCGGGCCTCGACCTTCAGCCCTTCCTCGACCTGATGGCGAATACCGACGTCGTGAAGGTCTTCCACTCGGCGAGGCAGGACCTCGAGATCGTCTGGATCCTCGGCCGGCTGATCCCCGCGCCTCTGTTCGACACGCAGGTGGCGGCGATGGTGTGCGGCTACGGCGACTCGGTGTCCTACGAGCAGCTCGCCAACGATCTCGCCAAGGCGCGCATCGACAAGTCCTCGCGCTTCACCGACTGGTCGCGACGGCCCCTGTCGGAGGCGCAGCTCGCTTACGCGCTCTCGGACGTGACGCATCTCATCCCGGTCTACGAGGCGCTGGAGGACAAGCTCGCCGAGACCGGGCGGCGCTCCTGGCTCGAGGAGGAGATGGCGATCCTCACATCGCCCGAGACCTACGCCTCCGACCCCGAGAGCGCCTATCGCCGCCTCGCGGGGCGGGTGCGCAAGGCGCGCGAGATGGGGGTGCTGATCGAGGTCGCCGCCTGGCGCGAGCGCGAGGCGCAGACGCGCGACGTGCCGCGCCAGCGGGTGATGAAGGACGACGCCGTCGTCGAGCTCGCGATCTCCCAGCCGCGCGACGCCACGGCGATGGGCCGCCTGCGGGCGCTGCCGAACGGCTTCGAGCGCTCCCGTCAGGCCGAAGGCGTGCTCGCCGCCGTGAAGCACGGCCTCGACCGCGACCCCTCCACCATCGTCATGCCCGAGCGCCGGGGCGGCCGCGGGCAGACGGGCTCGACCGTCGATTTGCTCAAGGTGCTGCTCAAGGCCGTGTGCGAGGAGGAGGGCGTCGCGCCCAAGATCGTCGCCACCGTCGACGACCTCGAGGCCATCGCCGAGAGCGACGACGCCGACGTCCCGGCGCTGCACGGCTGGCGGCGCGAGCTGTTCGGCGAGAAGGCGCTCGCGCTCAAGGCGGGCCGGCTGATGCTCGGCCTGAGGGACGGGCGGGTGGTGATGGAAGGCTGA